A region from the Lutra lutra chromosome 1, mLutLut1.2, whole genome shotgun sequence genome encodes:
- the LOC125081315 gene encoding acyl-CoA-binding protein-like, translating into MGDINTEWPRLLNLKGKAKWDAWDQLKGTSKEDAMKAYINEVKDL; encoded by the coding sequence ATGGGTGACATAAACACAGAATGGCCTAGGCTATTGAATCTCAAAGGCAAGGCCAAGTGGGATGCCTGGGATCAGCTGAAAGGGACTTCCAAAGAAGATGCCATGAAAGCTTACATAAATGAAGTAAAAGATCTATAG